The Macadamia integrifolia cultivar HAES 741 chromosome 3, SCU_Mint_v3, whole genome shotgun sequence genome segment ATTGGCgtcttcctacccggggtggggTTCTATGGgtatcatgtgtctctggaCTATGGTGACGCGTGGAACGACAAGCTCTACCATTCTAGGTTGGAACGAGACCTTGTTTGCGCCCCTTGATAGGGGAACGAGGTGGTACCAAGTGAATAGTACATGACgttctggccgaccccctccttgctgttaattgaggggtgacactgttgtcatGAGATTCATCATTGAGTCGTCTGCCCAGAACCAGCCTAggcggctgagctgaactagtccaTGGCACTAGAAGTGCCAAGCTGAACTGACATATAAAGTCCTGCACCAGTGCGTTTGTCGCTAACACCTGTAGTTAcaggctctgcatctgctcttccatgtttgggtgagttacccgagatgatgggacatggtgagatagctgagggttctgctcacgctgatccccctctccctgggcaacttgcACATCAGGCCTAGTTTGTTGGggtccttgtggaggggtctctgctgggacattctcctgctctgccattggtggtgaatggggacttccaagtggtaactcgcgggtggatcttactcgtgttgtcgtagaagaaacgaccttttcactccttaattgcattggtccaaggtgactttttgtaaccgATTCCCACGGATGGCGCCAATATGATGAGGTAAAAATTGATCGAATGACCTTCCCTGTAGTTCCTGGTGCTCCAGCCgacttgcacagaagagatgacggGGAACTCTCCAATGCccaagtcagatctttccacagtaaatgctcaagagagcttttccagtaaaaggagtgagtgatcgattccccatgatggaggcttaccttggtatttataggctgctgatggagagagaaggaggggcgtttgtggagagtccagtttaggcgtagagtccttgaggggagtgacACTGTGATTTTGGGAATATTTCCGGTTCCAGGacatattctaaaaatattctccattgatctcggaggtgcaagttgtgagaggggtggacgcctctgatgacgtgtagtggatagagtcctgcccccatgatcagggatcacatgccttgaatgtaggagtggatgtgtgcacgtttctgggtgcattacttgactgtgccaaTCCGAGGTGACAGGTTGGCCGAaccgaggtgactggtagcacggcctgatggagggccgaggtggaagcacggcctgatgaagggccgaggtggaagcacggcctgatgaagggccgatgtggtagcatggcttgatggagggccgaggtggcagcacggcctgttagagggccgaggtagcagcacgacctgatggagtgCCGAGGTGACAGtacggactgatggagggccgaggtggcagcatggacTGATAGAAGGTCGAGGCAGCAGCATGGCTTGATGgaaggccgaggtgacagcatggcctgatggagggccgaggtgatagcacggcttgatggagggccgaggtagtgggtcagtcctgttcaggtttgcatacacgtttcagtcgtgctgaggaaggggacatattttgcctcaacagATACTTTTATTCTTAACCTTTGTGCTTtggatatttttttgttttgtttctagtGATTCATAGGTACCACCTCTTGCATGTCCCCACCACCCATTTCCCCTCTGATCCCCGGGATCTCTTGTGTCAAGTAGTCCAGTAGTCCTTGAAGCACTATAGTAGTATTCCTTGttactgaaaaaggaaaaaggagagGACGAGAACCCGAGATAGTAAACGGATCTTCTAGGACAAATGAAGGACGACGGGAAAAAAAAGGACGGATCGTGATCTTAGGACCAATGGATGGCAAAATCCAAAACCTTCTACACCAAATCAAAGCAACGTTCTCTGTTCGTCCACCAAAGTTTTCCGTTGCCGAAGAGCGTACCGCGTCAAACTTTAGACTCCTGCTCGAATATGGTTAGGTTTCTTCCTCGCGTAATTCCATCTTTGATTCTTTCGTCGTCACACTCGCATGTCGCACACAGACACAGAGACGAACCAGCTGAGGCGTCGAAACATTTCGGTTTGTTCTCTTGAAAAAGTaattgttgctgccaaaaatccgtatgagctgacctGCACAAGCATAGACGGCAGAGGCTCaaagctttgtccggggttagtcctccgacgctcaactTAGGGtttggccgcacagtttttgtataggagtaatggtgggggtattgatgcttacctctcCCTGTCTTCcgggccttcttatatagctcttagggtttagggttttccctttcctcaGAAGAGTCTTCCTCGAgtctacctcctttccttttaaagtCCTACTCCGATACGTCCTACCCCTTTgtgggggatattctcttcacgcggttgacgtggtaAAGTCCTGACAACCCCTATTaagtgggtgacacgtgtccaaaTGAGCGACgtgtgtccttaccctactagacagtcaatttggccgtatcagtaaCTGATAAATCTAGGgttgcaaagagagagagagagagagagagagagagagagagagaggggttttttggtttttgtttagGGCAGCTCTATTTTCTGAGAgggtaaaaccctaaaagaaagCTAATCTTGCAGGTCACCACCTGATCTTTATTTGCTGTTCTCTGTTTTTCAGTAAAATCTAAGAAAAGACTCACCACCTGGTCTTTATTTGCTATGCTCTGTTTTTCTCTCTGGTCCTCtgttttttcagttttatcTTCTTCACCACTCCCTCAGGTAGAATAATCTCGAGATGGGTGTCCAAGATACTGCTTTCTATCTGATTCTTCTTGTTCTCATCTGTTTCTCCGGTCCTTCCGCCTCTCCTGCTTCACTGTTGGCGGCGTCAGGGTTAAGTGGTTAACCCTGATtggaagagagagtgagaaaggTGGAGATATGTTGTCGGATATGAAGAGCATGGGTGAAAGAGGGGAAAAActatgggagagagaggaggccaGAAACCAAAGGGGATGGACAGGTCAGAGATGGGGtacagagaaaaaaacaaagctACTGGTCCTCCCCTCCATAACCAGTGCGATTGGTCTTAATGGTAGACGGCGGTGGGAGGTGGAAGGTGGAAGGTGGTATAGGTAATAGATCCTCACCGCTCCTTCGGCAGACCTGTTCAGTCGGCGATGCTTCGGTGCACCAAGCCAAGCCTTCTAGCAGGTGCCAGGTAGTGTTCATAAAGCAATTCAACTTTTGATAATGACTTAAATTACTCACGTTCCGTTAACCACTCGCCcccgaaagaaaaaaaaaaatcactttcaaattattaaagaaaaaaatgttttaccTTCAGTTAACAAACTCTGTGGTATTAAAATAGGGACAAAGAGAAAGAAGTTACATATTCTAAATTCGCTTACTGAACTGTCATTTAGACAGTCCCCTTAAAAGcataatgagaaaaaaaaataaatctagaTACGCCATTCAATACAAATACctaaaatgaaatatattttgTAAGTATTATCTTTCGGTATACAATATTGATGCAATGGTATAACCATTTGGTAGACTATTCCGTTCCATATCACCTTTTTCTgtgggaagaaaaagagaaaaatttatTAGAGGACAAAGTTTTATTTCATAGACCACCCATATTCTAGGATTCACAAACCCCTATAGAATTTTAATTCCTTTCCCGAATAACCCAATGATACCCCATTGTATGCAGTTAAATTATTGACGGTTCATGACCTTAGGAATATAACCATGGTTATAGTGCATGGTAACAAAATGGATATCAACCATAAAACAGAGCATAAGCACCCTCTTGCTACTCATATGCAAGGCGTCGTCTTAGCCTTCCTTGACCAAGATCATTCTTAGTCGTGTTCATGATCGGCCTCCTCAACTAATAATTTCCTCCACTATTGAGACCAGAGACATGTAAAACAGATTTTATGACTCAAGAACTATTTTTCTCCTTAAAATGTAAGAATtcacctctttttatttttatttatttatttatattttaatactATTTCTCCTTACCTATTTAAAATTTAGGTATGAAAACAACCTACGAGTGCAAGTATGACGATGCTCTTtcgtagcattctttcttcaagattcttttttcttttcttatcttgactaccaaacatggCCTACGATTTTTAATAGCTGCCCTGAGTCCCTGACCCATCATTTCGTGTTCTCTCCATTGCAAGTCGAATAGGTCACCACGGCCAAATGCCACTAAATGTAAGAGGCTTCCTAACCTGACACGAAAAAAATTCTCTGCCACACGACTGGGGCGGTACGGAAGGATTCGATGAATATTGTCTTGCTCATTAGATGCTCGCCGCACCCACAGCGGAGGATCGACAcgaaaaaaattctttaacaaTAGGTCGTGCTTGGGGAGTTCGGATATTACCCTTGTGCTTTAGATATTTTATTCTCAACCTTGTGCTgtgaatatttttgttttgttttgttttgtttttagtgATTCATATTTACCACTTCTTGCATGTCCCCAGTCCCCACCACCCATTTCCCCTCTGGTTCCCAGGATCTCTTGTAGTCCTGTAGTCCTGTAGTCCAGTAGTCCAGTAGGCCTTGAAGCAATATAGAAGTATTCCCTGttactgaaaaaggaaaaagagcgGCCGAGAACCCGAGATAGTAAACGGATCTTCTCGGACAAATGAAGAAcgatgagaaaaaaaaggacGGATCGTGATTTTGGAACCAATGGATGGCAAAATCCCAAactttcttccccaaatcaaaGCAGCGTTCTCTGTTCGTCCACCGAAGTTTTCCGTTGCCGAAGAGCGTACCGCGTCAAACTTTCATTGACACACTCCTGCGCGAATATGGTTAGGATTTCTTCCTCGCGTAATTCTATCTTTGATTCTTTCGTCGTCACACTCGCATGTCGCACACAGACACAGAGACGAACCAGCTGAGGCGCCGAATCATCTCGGTTTGTTCTCTCATGTTGAAAAAGTAACAtataaatctaaggttgcaGAGAGAcagacagaaagagagagagaggggttttttggtttttgttcagaGCAGCTCTTTTTTCTGAGAGGGTAAAACCCTAAGAGAAAGCTAATCTTGCAGGTAACCACCTGATCTTTATTTGCTGTTCTCTGTTTTTCAGTAAAATCTAAGAAAAGACTCACCACCTGGTCTTTATTAGCTATGCTCTGTTTCTCTCTTTGGTCCTCTTTTTTCGAGTCCACAACTCtgttttttcagttttatcTTCTTCACCACTCCCTCAGGTAGAATCATCTCGAGATGGGTCCAAGATACTGCTTTCTATCTGATTCTTCTTGTTCTCAACTGTTTCTCCGGTCCTTCCGCCTCTCCTGCTTCACTGTTGGCGGCGGCAGGGTTAAGTGGTTAACCCTGATTGGAAGAGAGAGTGTGAAAGGTGGTGTTGTCGGATATGAAGAGCatgggtaaaagaggggaaaaaactaTGGGAGAGACAGGAGGCCAGAAACCAAAGGGGATGGACAGATCAGAGATGGGGTACAGAGAAAAGAACAAAGCTACTGGTCCTCCCCTCCATAACCACTAACCACTGCGATTGGTCTTAATAGTAGACGGCGGTGGGAGGTAGAAGGTGGAAGGTGGTATAGGTAGTAGATCCTCACCGCTCCTTCGGCAGAACTCCTGTTCAGTCGGCAATGCTCCGGTGCACCTCCAAGCCTTCTAGCAGGTTCCTCGCAAGGACAGAGATTTTGGGGATAATATGCAGTGTTATGGATCTAGAGGGCAGGGGCATACAAGCTCTTGAAAATCAGTTCTTCCGATGGTTTGGTGGAGTAGGAGATGGGAAAGCATTAGGGGTAGGGGTGCGTTTGGATAGAACAAAGCAAACAATGGTAGATGAAATATTTCTGCATCAGTTGCCACAGATTGGTTTTTAGCCAGTGTTGTGAAACCTAGCCTAAAGCATTGAGTTATGTTGGTATATTCGATAATATCTTTATTCTGTTGGACTGTTTCTGAGCTAGaagtatttctttgtttctattcTCAAAGAGTATTTCTGCTGTTGAAGAAGCACAATTGGTACATTACTTCAGACGTGcttctgaaaagaaaaaaaaaaaaaaaaaaatgatagattgtaatttcTGATTTGATGGCTTTGTTTcgtaaaagaaaaagagtaaaacctGGTTCAGATTTTCAAGGCTGAGTTGCCTTCCGTTCGTTACCAATAACTTCTTGTCCCGTAACTAGTAACTTGGTAGTTTACCACCTATGATTGTGGATGTTGAGTTTTTTCTTCAACCCAGATCTATTATATTCCCTTTCTAAACGAGTTCAAACGTGTCACTGCTGTTGGTAATTGGGGCGTCAAAcgcttaccaaaaaaaaaaaaaaaaaaaaaaaaattggggcgTCAAACGGTCGATTTGGCCTGGTTTGGATTgttgaattggttttggtttggaatgAGAGATAAAGCTCGAACCATTAAAGAATTTCCATTTAagttggtttcggttttgattcttttgatacaattttgatttttcagtaTCAAATTAATATTGATTTAGGTTGatttattttcagatttgaaccGTAATGAAATTTTACATTCATAATTTATAGTGATGGAAGATTCGATAAGAATAAATTATATCATCTTGCTAAAGTTAAACATGtatgaatagaaaaattgatCTGTGTTCATGTTGTAATCAGAACAAGGATGAATAAATTATAATAGGGGGAAAGTAACTagtattgaaatcacaaaatggaTCCCATTATCAAATTAAATTGTAAGGggagataactaatattgaaattacaaaatggATCCAATtatcaaattatttatttaaatatccaactagttttgtatggTAAGGatatcaatggaagcattgttacaaatcaattttcctGTTCATAGCCTCATACTTATTGATTTATAACAATTTCCCTTACAACTAGATATCTTCTCATTAATATAGAAATtaatggataatcaattcacaTATGAACAATGATATTTTTAACGGTTTcattcggttcgattttgggcAAGACATGGTTGATTCGGTGCGATCTAGTTTTCAGCCGATCCCATCATATGATCCTAATTCAAAATTGGTCTGATAATAATCAGttcgatttggattttttttggttagTTTCAATCGATTTTACAGGTTCGGGCTTGGTACTACCGACATCTCTGGCCTCCATAATATTGATCTTGACAAGGGTTTTGGTCATAATATGTTAATTCAAGGGAATCCCTCCATCCAGGGGATTTGTTCTTCTCCGGAATTTCCCTTCACCAACTTTAAATCTTGCCGTTAGAAATTGAATCCAATTATGGTTTTGGATCTCCATTGGGCCTTCCACATTGAATTGGGTTTTCGGGTTACAATGAGATGAGAGTGAGGAGGCTGGGGTCAGTGTAGTGTAGAAGTGTtccctttgtttgtttttgttctttgggttatgtttggtaattaagaaaagaaaagaataaaaaatcaaaaaattttgaatttgagagagagagacacataaaaaaattattgtagaatcattttccttttgtcttattatatcttatatatatatatatatatatttttttttcttttcttttcttagctaccaaacatagccttactGTTTTAAATGCCCAATTCGTGCCACAGAATGACAGAATAGAGAAAATGAACTGTTATtaccaaacatatttctgttctcAAACAGTCAAAAAAACATAGGAATGTTACCTACACAACCTTATTACCTTAATGATGTATGATCAGTGGATAGATCCTAGACTAGATTTTCTCCTTTTCCAAAACAAGTTGCCCAAGCcaatcattttttcttctttcataagGCTATGCTTGGaagttaagaaaagaaagaaaaaaaaaaatttgaatttgagaaaagagatactcataaaaaatcattttgtaaCCAACCATTCTTTTTCATCTTATTGTGTCTTTTAATTACCAAATATAACTAAGATTCTTTGATCATCTGGTCAAAATGGTTGTTAATTCTCAATTAGGAATCCTATAAGACTTGTTCTTTGGAATTGGATCAAATCAATAAACCtctgtagaaaaaaaaaattttgagaactTGGGATTGTTTGATGGTTAGTCGTTGCCAAGGCCCACCAAAGCTTGCAAAATATCCAAACAAGCACTGTGGCTCTGGAAATAGAGAGCCTAGATGTGGTTTTCAGTGATGTCACCCAATTATACAAATGGGCTCCGGACTCCGGAGCACCACTCAGATGGAAAATCATATATTGCCTGGCCTCCCTTAAACTAAAACCACGCTTTCTTTCCCAAAGAGTAAAGGGTCCCCACTGTGTTGTCCCTTCCCATCCTTCCTCCCAATCCCTTTCTTAATAAGTTCCAGaattttcaaagattttttccccattttctaaAATATTTACCAAAATCCAGACAAGGGTTGGTAAGAAAACATTAAAATAAGCTGCCCCACTTTaccagaaataaaaaataagaaatttaatGAGATGCCCCAGCAGGTCTAGAAGCTTCGGCGGTGGATCCATTTAAGCCTCTCATTTTCCCCTCACTGCTTCTCAACTTCGTAGCCCTTGCATCGTAGACAAGACTATCGCAGTCTCACTCGCAACCCAACGACCAACTGAAACGAAAAAGTGCAAAATATCTCTTAAACCCTTTTCTGCTTTCTTCATCTTAAATCCTCGTTTCAGTGGAAATCCATCTCCTTTTTGCTATTTTaaggttctttttccttttctgctACGATCCTTTTCTGTTCGTAGTTTGTTTTTGATCTGAAAGAGGGAGACTCATTCTTTCAATATTTTCAACGCATTGCTGCTGCTAATCCTTCAGACATTTAGGAAACCCTCGATCAAATTTATTTCTTCAAGAGAAAAGATCTGTACCCATTAAACTTGCAGCAATTCTGATTGTTTCCAATCATGGATCCTCTACTCCCAGTAAAAGAAGAGCTTCCTGAAGAGAGTTCATCCCATCCGGGCGAGCTGCCGTTGGTTATTCCTCCACAGCCCAGGGAGGGTCTTGGTGAGACAGGCCCTACACCCTTCCTCACAAAATCGTATGATATGATCGATGACCCAAGCACTGATCCTATAGTTTCTTGGAGCGTTGCCGGCAACAGCTTTGTTGTTTGGGATCCTCATTCCTTCTCCATGAATCTACTTCCCAGATACTTCAAGCACAATAACTTCTCCAGCTTCATCAGGCAGCTCAACACTTATGTAAGAAGTATTTTTAAGTAGAGTGTATTCGAGAACCAGGGTTTACTGTTTCCCTCTTCCcttccccccccaccccaaaattCAATGGGGCCCTTTAAGAATAGGACATCTCTTTTTGTGTGAATTGCCCCAAAAGTCAACTAATTTttaaaaaacattttcaaatgtcACTTCTTCTCTCTGAATGTGGAATTTGATGTTTTGCAGGGTTTTAGAAAGGTTGATCCAGACAAGTGGGAGTTTGCTAATGAAGGATTTCTGAGAGGTCAGAAGCATATGCTGAAGAACCtcaggaggaagaagacaccTTCTCAGCTTATTATTCCTCAGCAGCAATGCGTGGAGGTGGGTAGTTATGGATTGGATTCAGAAATCAACCGGTTGACGCGTGACAAGCAGGCGCTCATGGCGGAACTCTCGAAGCTGAGACAGCAACAGCAGAATACCCGTGCCAACCTTCGAACAATGGAGCGAAGACTTCAAGGAACAGAGCTGAAGCAGCAGCTGATGATGACTTTCTTGGCAAGAGCAATGCAGAATCCAGGTTTTATCCAGCAATTAGCCCAACATagggagaggagaaaagaaCTCGAAGAAGCGATCACGAAGAAACGGAGGAGGCCCATCGATCAAGGACCCGG includes the following:
- the LOC122074550 gene encoding heat stress transcription factor A-6b-like isoform X4, with the translated sequence MAKSKTFYTKSKQRSLFVHQSFPLPKSVPRQTLDSCSNMGFRKVDPDKWEFANEGFLRGQKHMLKNLRRKKTPSQLIIPQQQCVEVGSYGLDSEINRLTRDKQALMAELSKLRQQQQNTRANLRTMERRLQGTELKQQLMMTFLARAMQNPGFIQQLAQHRERRKELEEAITKKRRRPIDQGPGNVVEVGESNQSGGWEGRNPIKIKSEDFRDPHGFEVSELEMLAMEMQGLGKSKKEEEEDKDEEDETEHESEDGEVLDEGFWEELLDEYLGGEEVVNVLTDKFGCLGSSPKRDRGGAGSSM
- the LOC122074550 gene encoding heat stress transcription factor A-6b-like isoform X3: MVDGGGRWKVEGGIGNRSSPLLRQTCSVGDASVHQAKPSSRCQGFRKVDPDKWEFANEGFLRGQKHMLKNLRRKKTPSQLIIPQQQCVEVGSYGLDSEINRLTRDKQALMAELSKLRQQQQNTRANLRTMERRLQGTELKQQLMMTFLARAMQNPGFIQQLAQHRERRKELEEAITKKRRRPIDQGPGNVVEVGESNQSGGWEGRNPIKIKSEDFRDPHGFEVSELEMLAMEMQGLGKSKKEEEEDKDEEDETEHESEDGEVLDEGFWEELLDEYLGGEEVVNVLTDKFGCLGSSPKRDRGGAGSSM
- the LOC122074550 gene encoding heat stress transcription factor A-6b-like isoform X2 → MRKKRTDRDFGTNGWQNPKLSSPNQSSVLCSSTEVFRCRRAYRVKLSLTHSCANMGFRKVDPDKWEFANEGFLRGQKHMLKNLRRKKTPSQLIIPQQQCVEVGSYGLDSEINRLTRDKQALMAELSKLRQQQQNTRANLRTMERRLQGTELKQQLMMTFLARAMQNPGFIQQLAQHRERRKELEEAITKKRRRPIDQGPGNVVEVGESNQSGGWEGRNPIKIKSEDFRDPHGFEVSELEMLAMEMQGLGKSKKEEEEDKDEEDETEHESEDGEVLDEGFWEELLDEYLGGEEVVNVLTDKFGCLGSSPKRDRGGAGSSM
- the LOC122074550 gene encoding heat stress transcription factor A-6b-like isoform X1, whose amino-acid sequence is MDPLLPVKEELPEESSSHPGELPLVIPPQPREGLGETGPTPFLTKSYDMIDDPSTDPIVSWSVAGNSFVVWDPHSFSMNLLPRYFKHNNFSSFIRQLNTYGFRKVDPDKWEFANEGFLRGQKHMLKNLRRKKTPSQLIIPQQQCVEVGSYGLDSEINRLTRDKQALMAELSKLRQQQQNTRANLRTMERRLQGTELKQQLMMTFLARAMQNPGFIQQLAQHRERRKELEEAITKKRRRPIDQGPGNVVEVGESNQSGGWEGRNPIKIKSEDFRDPHGFEVSELEMLAMEMQGLGKSKKEEEEDKDEEDETEHESEDGEVLDEGFWEELLDEYLGGEEVVNVLTDKFGCLGSSPKRDRGGAGSSM